The Pectobacterium wasabiae CFBP 3304 DNA segment ACAACCAGAGCGGCAACGGAATGCCAAGCCACGTGCCGGAACCCAGCGTGCGCAAGACATCCGGCATTCCGCTAACGGCCGCCCCTTTGGTTAACCAGATGCCGATTCCGTTAACCGTCATCATGCTCGCCAGCGTCACCAGAATGGGGTGCGCCCCCACTTTCGTGACCATAAAGCCCGTTAACGCGCCAATCACCACAGCAATAACCGATGCCCCCAGCAGGCCAATCCCCAGCCACAGCAGTTGCATCGCCGTCCCAGCCCCTTCAGGCAGAAAGTGCAGCAGCACCCAGGCGATAAACAGGCTGGTCAGGTTCGCCGTCGCAATAATGCACAGGTTGAGTCCACCGCTGAGAATGGCGATAAACATCCCCAGCGTCAGCAGTCCCAGTTCAGGAAGCTGGAACGCCATACTCATGAACGTCGAGGTAGTAAAAAAACGGCCGGGCAGCATCACGCTAAACAACGCACAGCACAGTGCGATGAGGAACAATAGCCCTACGTCAGCGCCGCTCGGTTTGAAGATGTATCGTTTCATCAGGATCCTCCGGTCGGTCACACAAAGCTGACGTCGGTTTCTTTGCGTTTTTTGTAATGTGTGACGGCGATGGCCAGCATAATCACCACGCCGATAACGATATTCATGAAGTAACTAGACACGCCGATCAGATTCAGACCGTTTTTCAGAATGGCAATGAGAAAGACCCCCATCAGCGTCCCCAGAACCGTCCCTTTACCGCCCATCAGGCTGGCACCGCCGAGTACGGTCGCGGCCAGTACGTCAAGTTCGCCGCCCACGAGCGCATTCGGCACCACCTCACCCATGCGGTAGGTCTGCACCAACCCGCCTATCGCAGCCATCGCTCCTAAATAGCCATAGGCGAAGAGATGGATCAGCCCCACCCGAATGCCAATTCGGCGAGCGGACTCCTGGTCGCCACCGACCGCATAGAGTTGACGCCCCAGATGGGTTTTATTCAGGAGGATCCAGGTCAGCCCAGTAATAACCAGCAGCGTGACCAGCGGTAGCCCCACCTGAAAAGGCAGGCCGTCCAACGTAAACGGCAAGACTTGCCGCAGCGTGACCCACCATTCGGGCAACGTGTACAGGCTACGGCCGTCGGTCAACCACATCAGCAGGCCGAACAGCAGCGATTGCATACTGATCGTGATGATGATCGAGACGATTCTCAGCGAATAGATCAGTACCGCGTTGACCATGCCGAACACGATGCCGCAGGCAATCGCCAGCACAACGCTGAGCAGGGCATTATCAAACTGGAATTGAATGAACAGTGTGGCAATCAGGTACTGCACGACCGATGCCACTGCGGCAAACGAAATATCGATCCCCCCGGTCACCAGCACCACGAACAGTCCCAGCGCGAAGATGCCCGTCACCGCGTAGCTTTCCGCCAGATCGAGCAGGTTTTGCATCGACAAAAAGTGGTCGCTGGTCAGCGAGAAAAACACGATAGCGACAAGCAGCACCCAGGCCAGCCATCCTTGGCTACTTTTGGGTTTAAAAAAGGAGAAATCAGGCATTGATCACCTCGGCAAGTTGCTGTTGTTCCAACTGTTCAGGCTGATACTCCGCATGAATAGCACCGTTGCGAAAGTGTAAAATCCGGTCGCAGTTGTAATAAACTTCTGGCACCTCATCGGAGATCAGGATGATGGCGAGCCCTTCCTGCGCAAGCTGGTGGATCAACGCGTAAATACTGGCTTTCGCTCCCACATCGACACCCACCGTGGGCGAATCCAGAATGAGGATTTTCGGTTGAGTCAGCACCCATTTCGCCAGCACGATTTTTTGTTGATTGCCCCCAGACAGGGTAGAAATCGCCTGCTGCGGATCGGCCAGGCGTACCCCTAGCTGCCCGATCCAATTCATGATCAGTTTATTTTTACGATACTCATCAATCAGGTGGAATCGGTTGCGAAGCTGATCGAGGATGGTCAACACCATGTTGTCTGCAACCGACTGCTGCTGCACCAACCCCAGCGTCAGACGATCCTCAGAAACGTAGCCAATGCCCGCCTTAATCGCGTCTTCGTGGCTACGGAAGGTCACTGGCTTACTGTCCAACCAGATTTTTCCGCGGTCTGGACGCGTCATACCGAATAAGGAAAGCGCCAGCTCTGTTCGCCCTGAGCCCAGCAGCCCACACAGTCCCAGCACTTCGCCTTCGCGCAGAGTAAAATTGATATCGTGATACTGGCCAGCACGGGTCAGGCCAGCCACCTCGAGTAGCGTGCGGTCTGGATTCAGCGTTGGCGTTTTACGCTGATAATCCAGCGTTAACCCCGTCATCAGTTCAGTCAGACGATGACCATCTATCTCGCTGGCAGGCCAGGTTCCAATCTTCCGCCCATCGCGGATCACGGTGACGCGATCGGAGATCTCCAGCACCTCATCCAGACGATGGCTGACAAACACCACACAGATGCGCTTCTCTTTCAGGTAACGCACGGTGCGTAGCAGTTGGTTCACTTCGGTCCGCGTCAACGATGCCGTCGGTTCATCCATGATCACCAGTCGGGCATCTGCCACTAGCGCGCGGCAGATAGCAACCTGCTGGCGCTGGGCGATGGACAGCGCCGACACCTTTTCGTCCAGATCCAGATCAAAATTCAGCTCACCAATGACCCGCTGCGCCGTTTCCCGTAGCGTTCCTGCGCGATACCAGCCCAATAGCCCTTTCAGGTTGTGTTCAAATGCGATGTTTTCCGCCACGCTGAGATTGGGAAATAGCGACAGATCCTGATAGATCACCTGAATACCAAATTCGCGCGCCTGCTTGGGCGTCAGGCGGGGAAATTGCGCTTCCGCCGCAGCTTCACCGTTAAAGAGCGAAATCTGGCTACCGGCATCCGGCGCGTATACGCCGGAAATCACCTTTATCAATGTACTTTTGCCGCAGCCATTGGTACCTGCAAGGCAGTGAACCTCCCCGACAGCCAATGACAGATCGACTTCGTGCAACGCGCGATTGCCGCCAAACGTCTTGGAGACAGAGCTGAGCGCAATCAATGTCTGTGGTTCGGTCAGCGTCATTGGTCTACAGCCCCATTTCGATCAGTTTTGGCAGATTGGCTTTATCAAGGCTTTCGGTATTGTTGCCAAGAATGGTACGCGCCTGCGCATCCACATTGACCTTACCCAACCCCTCGATCGTCATACCGTCCGTAATCGGCTGGTTCTTCTGCATCATGTCGGCCAACCGAACAAACACCTCGCCCGCCGTTTTCGGGTTCCAGATATAGCCACCTTTGATGGCACCCCGGTTGACCAGCGTGGCACCCTGTCCTGGGCTAAACGCGCCAATCACACAGATCTGATCGGTTTTATTACGGTTCATCACCGCACGTCCCGCCCCAATCGGCCCTTGTGAACCAAAGGCCATAATGCCTTTAAGGTCAGGGTATTTAGACATCAGTTCGTTACTGGTACGGATAGACCCATCCAGCGATTCACCGACGCCAAACTTATCGGTTACCAACTGCATTTTTGGGTAGTGCGTTTTTTGATATTCCAGCGCGGCATCGGTCCATTCCTGATGTAAAGGCACCGTCAGGCTCCCCACATACATGGCGTATTTACCTTCTTCTTTCATGCAGGCAGCCAGTGCTTTCATATGGTTAATACCGTGGGTCGGCGCATCTACCAGCTCAAAATCCCAGTCTGCATATTTCTGGCCGGGGGATTCATGCACCAGAACTTTAATACCCGCCTCTTGCGCACGTTTGAGCACCGGTTCCAGCACTTTCGGGTCATTCGGCACGACGCCAATGATGTCCACTTTCTGTGCGATTAAGTCTTCAATCGCACGAACCTGTAGAGCAGGGTCAGCCGCAGTCGGGCCAACCTGCCAGGCATCAATACCGCGTTTGGCCGCCTCGCTTTTGATGCCCGCTTCCATTGCGTTAAACCACGGAATACCACCAATTTTGACGACGACGCCCATACGCAATTTCTCGGCAGCATCGGCGTGAGCGGAACTTAATAAGGCAAGGAGGGTACAGGCGAGGAATGTTCTTTTCATAATCTCTCCAGGGTGATGATCTTGTTAGTTATTAATTAACTGCATGGACTGGGGACGTTGCGAACAATCAATAATATTGACGCCGTTCCAGGCCAATTCCTGTGTTAGATCTTTGTCTTCCAATTTGTCAGTAATAAGAAAATCCACATCACGGTAATGGCAAATACGTGCAAAAGAAGGATGCAAAAACTTACTCGCATCCATCAGCAAATATTTTCTTTCTGAAGCTAATAACATCTGCTGTTTCAGGTGTGCTTTATTTTCATTCCCTTCACGTAAATAACCGTCATTACCCAAACTGCTACAGGAAAAGAAAATTTTATTAATCAAAAACTCTTTTAACGGCTGTTCTGCCACCACACCATTAAAATCCTCATCACGATCGGAATACTCCCCCCCCAGACAGATGGTGCGAATATGCCCTTTCGGTGCCAGCGTCTGTACCGTTCGTAGTGAATTGGTTATTACCGTTAATTCTATATCGGGTAATTGTCGAGCGAGAAACCAGCATGTAGTACTGCTATCGAGTAATAAACAGTCCCCCACGCTAATAAAATCCAGCGCACGTTTGGCTATCTGCATTTTTTGCGAAATATTTTCATTCGTGCGCTGGTGAAAGGTTAATTCATACTCATTATTTTTATTTATATTATTTATTATTTTCCCCTGGTGCTTTTGTGCTAATACCGCACCACCGTGACTCCTCAGCAACATGCCTTTTTTTTCCAAATTGGATAAATCACGGCGAATAGTTTCCTGAGAAACTTGTAATAAACTGACTAATTCCGCCACCAGCACTCGGCTATTGAGGGTTAATATTTCCATTATTCGCCGCTGGCGTTCAATCGGTAGCATGATGACCTCCGGTGTTAATAAAGTAATGGATAGAGAGAGTGAAAAATGTGCACTGCGCGAGAGTACCAAGGGGTAAAATTGGCAGTTTTAATTAAGTGACAACAATCAAATAAAAAATGAAATAACCAAAAAAAATCATTATTTATTGTGATACAACTCCCATTTAAAGTCGTTATGCGTCATCCTTTTAGCGCTATCGAAAAAAAATAAAAAAATAGCGACTGCGCATTACAATGACCGAATATGACCGAATGTGTGTATTTGACCGTTTTATCTTGTTGCAGTTCGTTAACAAAAAACATCGTCTTGCCTCATCCCTCTCGCCGGAGCAACAGGAAAGGATAAAACGATAGACGTAAGGGGTGGGAAAGGGGAAAAGGCTTTATGCCGCGCGGGCTAATTGATGGGAAACACCACGCGCCTAACGGGTGGTGTTGCCAAAATACGGGAGTGACAACACGATCGCATGTCTGCCACGATCAGTGCAGGACGAACTCGCGGTACTTTTCCACCAATGTTAAAAAGTCGTCAAGACCG contains these protein-coding regions:
- a CDS encoding DeoR/GlpR family DNA-binding transcription regulator, producing MLPIERQRRIMEILTLNSRVLVAELVSLLQVSQETIRRDLSNLEKKGMLLRSHGGAVLAQKHQGKIINNINKNNEYELTFHQRTNENISQKMQIAKRALDFISVGDCLLLDSSTTCWFLARQLPDIELTVITNSLRTVQTLAPKGHIRTICLGGEYSDRDEDFNGVVAEQPLKEFLINKIFFSCSSLGNDGYLREGNENKAHLKQQMLLASERKYLLMDASKFLHPSFARICHYRDVDFLITDKLEDKDLTQELAWNGVNIIDCSQRPQSMQLINN
- a CDS encoding ABC transporter permease, with translation MPDFSFFKPKSSQGWLAWVLLVAIVFFSLTSDHFLSMQNLLDLAESYAVTGIFALGLFVVLVTGGIDISFAAVASVVQYLIATLFIQFQFDNALLSVVLAIACGIVFGMVNAVLIYSLRIVSIIITISMQSLLFGLLMWLTDGRSLYTLPEWWVTLRQVLPFTLDGLPFQVGLPLVTLLVITGLTWILLNKTHLGRQLYAVGGDQESARRIGIRVGLIHLFAYGYLGAMAAIGGLVQTYRMGEVVPNALVGGELDVLAATVLGGASLMGGKGTVLGTLMGVFLIAILKNGLNLIGVSSYFMNIVIGVVIMLAIAVTHYKKRKETDVSFV
- a CDS encoding ABC transporter permease, giving the protein MKRYIFKPSGADVGLLFLIALCCALFSVMLPGRFFTTSTFMSMAFQLPELGLLTLGMFIAILSGGLNLCIIATANLTSLFIAWVLLHFLPEGAGTAMQLLWLGIGLLGASVIAVVIGALTGFMVTKVGAHPILVTLASMMTVNGIGIWLTKGAAVSGMPDVLRTLGSGTWLGIPLPLWLFMAAAGALALFLGKTRAGKCIYMGGSNINATWFSGINTHRMLMLVYVISSLMCVLAGLVMMARFNSARMGYGDSYLLLTVLAIILGGTDPNGGFGRVTGVVLSLIVLQILSTGFNLMNISQHFSLAMWGAVLIVVLALKFFKARYSDYRAVRLSALRARTDHLTEKKEV
- a CDS encoding substrate-binding domain-containing protein produces the protein MKRTFLACTLLALLSSAHADAAEKLRMGVVVKIGGIPWFNAMEAGIKSEAAKRGIDAWQVGPTAADPALQVRAIEDLIAQKVDIIGVVPNDPKVLEPVLKRAQEAGIKVLVHESPGQKYADWDFELVDAPTHGINHMKALAACMKEEGKYAMYVGSLTVPLHQEWTDAALEYQKTHYPKMQLVTDKFGVGESLDGSIRTSNELMSKYPDLKGIMAFGSQGPIGAGRAVMNRNKTDQICVIGAFSPGQGATLVNRGAIKGGYIWNPKTAGEVFVRLADMMQKNQPITDGMTIEGLGKVNVDAQARTILGNNTESLDKANLPKLIEMGL
- a CDS encoding sugar ABC transporter ATP-binding protein — protein: MTLTEPQTLIALSSVSKTFGGNRALHEVDLSLAVGEVHCLAGTNGCGKSTLIKVISGVYAPDAGSQISLFNGEAAAEAQFPRLTPKQAREFGIQVIYQDLSLFPNLSVAENIAFEHNLKGLLGWYRAGTLRETAQRVIGELNFDLDLDEKVSALSIAQRQQVAICRALVADARLVIMDEPTASLTRTEVNQLLRTVRYLKEKRICVVFVSHRLDEVLEISDRVTVIRDGRKIGTWPASEIDGHRLTELMTGLTLDYQRKTPTLNPDRTLLEVAGLTRAGQYHDINFTLREGEVLGLCGLLGSGRTELALSLFGMTRPDRGKIWLDSKPVTFRSHEDAIKAGIGYVSEDRLTLGLVQQQSVADNMVLTILDQLRNRFHLIDEYRKNKLIMNWIGQLGVRLADPQQAISTLSGGNQQKIVLAKWVLTQPKILILDSPTVGVDVGAKASIYALIHQLAQEGLAIILISDEVPEVYYNCDRILHFRNGAIHAEYQPEQLEQQQLAEVINA